From one Paracoccus pantotrophus genomic stretch:
- a CDS encoding class I adenylate-forming enzyme family protein, whose protein sequence is MLQSETTLTPPAEVEAAGQHTNARVLAQSASRWPDRPLLLLDGERLSYAQMLAEAERYAAALLAQGAGPGTRIGILGPNSVEYVKLLYAAGMIGACAITLNARFKEADLVYALDHAEAGFLFIGGQAKSFMDFRAMLVRIYPELQGWDGKAPLSLAAAPHLRRLFNFGDPDETVWPDEAAFLAAATPTHLDQARRLRDEIPSQSDALIIYSSGTTAHPKACILSHRNLSQIGMSFARRFRLGPEDVVYNPMPFFHMSSMLPMAACRAAGAMQICTGHFKPQEALRQMQDERATFAYVSFPTIVGGILNDPGFAEADLSSVRLLHCVGPADLLRRYSESLPGVRFVNAYGLTEGSGVPVWSDPWDPADDPFTHSGKAFDGLEIAAFDPETDRRLPPDTRGELRLRGFCRFSGYLKDEAATAQVLRADGWLCTGDLGYVDAGGIVTYDGRLKDMLKIGGENVAALEIESYLCTHPDIELAQVIAVPDGHLFEVAAAYVELRPGARLTAAEVVDYCLGRIASYKVPRYVRFVTEWPMSTTKIQKFRLSREFAAEEYFDIKQMMAKRRAVCAAG, encoded by the coding sequence ATGTTGCAAAGCGAAACCACCCTGACGCCCCCGGCCGAAGTCGAGGCCGCGGGGCAGCACACCAATGCGCGGGTGCTGGCGCAATCCGCAAGCCGCTGGCCCGACCGGCCGCTGCTGCTGCTGGACGGCGAGCGGCTGAGCTATGCGCAGATGCTGGCCGAGGCCGAACGCTATGCCGCGGCGCTTCTGGCGCAGGGGGCGGGGCCGGGCACGCGCATCGGCATCCTGGGGCCGAACTCGGTGGAATATGTCAAGCTGCTTTACGCGGCGGGCATGATCGGGGCTTGCGCCATCACGCTGAACGCCCGCTTCAAGGAGGCGGACCTGGTCTATGCGCTGGACCATGCCGAGGCCGGTTTCCTGTTCATCGGCGGCCAGGCCAAGTCCTTCATGGATTTCCGCGCCATGCTGGTGCGGATCTATCCCGAATTGCAGGGCTGGGACGGCAAGGCGCCGCTGTCGCTGGCCGCCGCGCCGCATCTGCGCCGCCTGTTCAACTTTGGCGACCCCGACGAGACGGTCTGGCCCGACGAGGCCGCCTTCCTGGCGGCCGCGACGCCCACGCATCTGGACCAGGCCCGGCGGCTGCGCGACGAGATCCCGTCGCAAAGCGATGCGCTGATCATCTATTCCTCGGGCACGACGGCGCATCCCAAGGCCTGCATCCTCAGCCACCGCAACCTGTCGCAGATCGGCATGTCCTTTGCCCGGCGCTTCCGGCTGGGCCCCGAGGACGTGGTCTACAACCCGATGCCGTTCTTCCACATGTCCTCGATGCTGCCGATGGCGGCCTGCCGGGCCGCGGGTGCGATGCAGATCTGTACCGGCCATTTCAAGCCGCAGGAGGCGCTGCGCCAGATGCAGGACGAGCGGGCGACATTCGCCTATGTGTCCTTCCCGACCATCGTCGGCGGCATCCTGAACGATCCGGGTTTTGCCGAGGCCGACCTGTCCTCGGTCCGGCTGCTGCATTGCGTGGGGCCGGCGGACCTGCTGCGGCGCTACAGCGAAAGCCTGCCGGGGGTGCGTTTCGTCAATGCCTACGGGCTGACCGAGGGCAGCGGCGTTCCGGTCTGGTCCGATCCCTGGGATCCGGCGGACGATCCCTTCACCCATTCCGGCAAGGCCTTCGACGGGCTCGAGATCGCCGCCTTCGACCCCGAGACCGACCGGCGCCTGCCGCCCGACACCCGCGGCGAATTGCGGCTGCGCGGCTTTTGCCGGTTCAGCGGCTATCTCAAGGACGAGGCGGCGACGGCGCAGGTGCTGCGCGCGGACGGCTGGCTTTGCACCGGCGATCTTGGCTATGTCGATGCCGGGGGGATCGTCACCTATGACGGCCGGCTCAAGGACATGCTGAAGATCGGCGGCGAGAACGTCGCCGCGCTGGAGATCGAAAGCTATCTCTGCACCCACCCGGACATCGAGCTGGCGCAGGTCATCGCCGTGCCCGACGGCCATCTGTTCGAGGTGGCGGCGGCCTATGTCGAGCTGCGGCCGGGCGCGCGGCTGACGGCGGCGGAGGTGGTGGATTACTGCCTGGGCCGCATCGCCAGCTACAAGGTGCCGCGCTATGTGCGCTTCGTTACCGAATGGCCGATGTCCACCACCAAGATCCAGAAGTTCCGGCTGTCGCGCGAATTCGCGGCCGAGGAATATTTCGACATCAAGCAGATGATGGCCAAGCGCCGGGCGGTCTGCGCCGCCGGCTGA
- a CDS encoding ThuA domain-containing protein gives MLIRYDAKVRLLVVTKGHPYDRTAFCALFDSLNGISWTHVEQPAAAQLIACGGGQDHDLILFYDVPGIQFRTPNPPDLIEPDEGFKAGFRALLTSGKPLLFLHHAIAGWPLWDEYAEAIGARFFYQPGCYKGRAYPDSGYLFPVTYRAEPVGAHPVTRGLEDGFELTDELYLFEMLEEVVPLLRARADFDPARFHSARNALAARMWTSDGWTPPRGTDLIGWAKVSGRSPTVTLQCGNDGATFAHPAFRKLLRNALDWLLSPAAREWAAGAPAQV, from the coding sequence ATGCTGATCCGTTACGATGCCAAGGTGAGGCTTCTGGTGGTGACCAAGGGCCATCCCTATGATCGCACGGCCTTTTGCGCGCTTTTCGATTCGCTCAACGGCATCAGCTGGACGCATGTGGAACAGCCCGCCGCCGCGCAGCTGATCGCCTGCGGCGGCGGGCAGGACCATGACCTGATCCTGTTCTACGACGTGCCGGGCATCCAGTTCCGCACCCCGAACCCGCCCGACCTGATCGAGCCGGACGAGGGCTTCAAGGCCGGGTTCCGCGCCCTGCTGACCAGCGGCAAGCCCTTGCTGTTTCTGCACCATGCCATCGCGGGCTGGCCGCTTTGGGACGAATATGCCGAGGCCATCGGCGCGCGGTTCTTTTATCAGCCGGGGTGCTACAAGGGCCGGGCATATCCCGATTCCGGCTACCTGTTCCCCGTCACCTACCGGGCCGAGCCGGTGGGCGCGCATCCCGTGACCCGGGGGCTCGAGGATGGTTTCGAACTGACTGACGAGCTTTACCTTTTCGAGATGCTGGAAGAGGTGGTGCCGCTTTTGCGCGCCCGGGCCGATTTCGACCCGGCGCGGTTCCACTCTGCCAGGAATGCGCTTGCGGCGCGGATGTGGACTTCGGACGGCTGGACGCCGCCGCGGGGCACCGACCTGATCGGCTGGGCCAAGGTTTCCGGCCGGTCGCCCACGGTCACGCTGCAATGCGGCAACGACGGTGCGACCTTCGCCCATCCGGCATTCCGCAAGCTGCTGAGAAACGCCCTCGACTGGCTGCTGAGCCCTGCCGCGCGCGAATGGGCGGCGGGCGCGCCGGCCCAAGTTTAA
- a CDS encoding SDR family NAD(P)-dependent oxidoreductase, with product MDLGLKGKRAIVTGATRGICRSLVEILAQEGADVAFCARKQDEVDATVEALKPYGTRIIGGTANVKDAEGYKTWLQQAAEELGGVDIFVPGVSAGGGMDGEKSWYKAFEIDLMGCVRGFDALFPTFKAQGSGNVVFISTTAAVETFIGPMAYNALKAALITYGKQLSQAHAKRGLRVNTVSPGPIMIEGGSWDQVRQQDEAFFRSILAQQPDGRMGEADEVARAIAFLASDAASWINGVNLVVDGGFTKRVQF from the coding sequence ATGGATCTGGGACTGAAGGGCAAGCGCGCCATCGTGACGGGGGCGACCCGTGGCATCTGCCGCAGCCTGGTGGAAATCCTGGCTCAGGAAGGCGCCGATGTCGCCTTTTGCGCCCGCAAGCAGGACGAGGTCGATGCCACCGTCGAGGCACTGAAGCCCTACGGCACGCGGATCATCGGGGGAACCGCCAACGTCAAGGATGCCGAGGGCTACAAGACCTGGCTGCAACAGGCCGCCGAGGAACTGGGCGGCGTCGACATATTCGTGCCCGGCGTTTCGGCCGGCGGCGGCATGGATGGCGAGAAAAGCTGGTACAAGGCCTTCGAGATCGACCTGATGGGCTGCGTGCGCGGCTTTGATGCGCTGTTCCCGACCTTCAAGGCGCAGGGCTCGGGCAATGTCGTCTTCATCTCGACCACGGCCGCGGTCGAGACCTTCATCGGCCCGATGGCCTATAACGCGCTCAAGGCCGCGCTGATCACCTATGGCAAGCAGCTGTCGCAGGCCCATGCCAAGCGCGGGCTGCGGGTGAACACGGTCTCGCCCGGCCCGATCATGATCGAGGGCGGCTCCTGGGACCAGGTGCGCCAGCAGGACGAGGCGTTCTTCCGTTCGATCCTGGCGCAGCAGCCCGACGGCCGCATGGGCGAGGCCGATGAGGTGGCCCGCGCCATCGCCTTCCTGGCCTCGGACGCGGCAAGCTGGATCAATGGCGTCAACCTGGTCGTGGACGGCGGCTTCACCAAGCGCGTCCAGTTCTGA
- the lpdA gene encoding dihydrolipoyl dehydrogenase, with product MQDYDVIVVGAGPGGYVAAIRAAQLGLKTAIVEREHLGGICSNWGCIPTKALLKSAEALETARRAADYGVRVTGEVAADLAAMVERSRGVAGRMAGGVAMLMRKNRIDVIWGKARLDGPGAVTVEAAAPHPRNAGAQPPKGALGAGRYAARHVILATGARPRVLPGLEPDGRRVWTYFEALAATDLPGHLLVVGSGAIGIEFASFFAALGAPVTVVEAAPRILPAEDAEIADFARQQFARRGIAFHTGCTVTQLDRGPAGVTATLRGGKGETRSIEASHVLVAAGVEPNSEDLGLAEAGVALERGFVRTDALGRSNVAGIHAIGDLAGGPMLAHKAEHEAVICVEAIAGQNPHALNRDRIPGCTYCDPQIASVGLTEERARAEGRDVAIGKFPFLANGKAIALGADQGLVKVIHDRKTGELLGAHMVGAEVTEMIQGFVLAMELEGTDRELAEAVFPHPTLSETMKEAVLAAMGRAINI from the coding sequence ATGCAGGATTATGATGTCATCGTCGTGGGTGCCGGGCCGGGCGGCTATGTCGCGGCGATCCGCGCAGCGCAGCTGGGCCTGAAAACCGCCATCGTGGAGCGCGAGCATCTGGGCGGCATCTGCTCGAACTGGGGCTGCATCCCGACCAAGGCGCTACTGAAATCGGCCGAGGCGCTGGAAACCGCCCGCCGCGCCGCCGATTACGGCGTCCGGGTCACGGGCGAGGTCGCGGCCGATCTGGCAGCGATGGTCGAACGCTCGCGCGGGGTCGCGGGCCGCATGGCCGGTGGCGTCGCCATGCTGATGCGCAAGAACCGCATCGACGTGATCTGGGGCAAGGCGCGGCTGGACGGTCCGGGCGCCGTGACGGTCGAGGCGGCCGCGCCCCATCCCCGCAACGCCGGGGCCCAGCCGCCCAAGGGCGCGCTGGGGGCCGGCCGCTATGCCGCGCGGCATGTCATCCTGGCCACCGGGGCGCGCCCGCGCGTCCTGCCGGGGCTGGAGCCCGACGGCCGGCGCGTCTGGACCTATTTCGAGGCTCTGGCCGCGACCGACCTGCCCGGCCATCTGCTGGTGGTCGGCTCGGGCGCCATCGGCATCGAGTTCGCGTCTTTCTTCGCCGCGCTTGGCGCGCCGGTGACGGTGGTCGAGGCGGCGCCGCGCATCCTGCCGGCCGAAGATGCCGAGATCGCGGATTTCGCCCGCCAGCAATTCGCCCGGCGCGGCATCGCCTTTCATACCGGCTGCACGGTGACGCAGCTTGACCGGGGCCCGGCCGGCGTAACCGCCACGCTGCGGGGCGGCAAGGGCGAGACGCGCAGCATCGAGGCCAGCCATGTCCTGGTCGCCGCGGGGGTCGAGCCCAACAGCGAGGATCTGGGCCTGGCCGAGGCCGGCGTGGCGCTGGAGCGCGGCTTCGTGCGCACCGACGCCCTGGGCCGCAGCAATGTTGCGGGCATCCATGCCATCGGCGATCTGGCCGGCGGGCCGATGCTGGCGCACAAGGCCGAGCATGAGGCGGTGATCTGCGTCGAGGCCATCGCCGGCCAGAACCCCCATGCGCTGAACCGCGACCGCATTCCCGGCTGCACCTATTGCGATCCGCAGATCGCCTCGGTCGGGTTGACCGAGGAACGGGCGCGGGCCGAGGGGCGCGACGTCGCGATCGGCAAGTTCCCGTTCCTCGCCAATGGCAAGGCCATCGCGCTTGGCGCCGACCAAGGGCTGGTCAAGGTCATCCACGACCGCAAGACCGGCGAGCTTCTGGGCGCGCATATGGTCGGGGCCGAAGTGACCGAGATGATCCAGGGCTTCGTCCTGGCCATGGAGCTGGAAGGCACGGATCGCGAACTGGCCGAGGCGGTCTTTCCGCACCCGACCCTTTCCGAGACGATGAAAGAGGCGGTTCTCGCCGCCATGGGCCGGGCGATCAACATCTGA
- a CDS encoding FAD-dependent oxidoreductase translates to MTQTETCDVLVIGSGAGALTSAVTCAKAGLKVLVTEKAGQFGGTTATSGGVLWVPGSRHAKALGARLGVEDDGDLVRTYLRHEAGNCYDEARIEAYLEHAPRMVEYLEDHTEVKFYPMEFPDYHPETEGGSRIRSVGTMDYDAAKMGELMKTLKGELPQTLFLGLAIGSTLEMKQFLAAGRSPKAMAYVIRRMARHFMDLAFKGSSQRIVRGRALIARLARTAHDLGVPFWLNAPAERLIREGDRVVGAEILRDGKPVRVLARHAVVLGAGGFPRDKDRRARQYPGHARTMEPVTPAPVTNVGDGIRMAEEVGAQFNAELLQPAAWLPTSRLPGAVDQNGVWPHLTDRNKPGFIMVLPDGRRFANESAPYHDLVPAMLDAFESRGADRAFLIGDDRAIRRWGMGFVRPFPIPKGRYLRNGYLTRAATPEALARKLGIDPEALAHTIRDFSRHAAEGRDPEFHRGESAYDRYQGDENHGPNPALGPLDKGPYYAVRIYPGEIGTYKGLKTDEHSRVIGQGGRPIAGLYAAGNDQSNVFGGSYPGAGATIGPAVTFGWIAARDIARQAGREVPGGA, encoded by the coding sequence ATGACCCAGACAGAAACCTGCGACGTTCTGGTCATCGGCTCGGGGGCGGGGGCGCTGACCTCGGCCGTGACCTGCGCCAAGGCCGGGCTCAAGGTGCTTGTCACCGAAAAGGCCGGCCAGTTCGGCGGCACCACCGCGACCTCGGGCGGGGTGTTGTGGGTGCCGGGCAGCCGCCATGCCAAGGCGCTTGGCGCCCGGCTGGGGGTCGAGGACGATGGCGACCTGGTGCGGACCTATCTGCGCCACGAGGCCGGCAATTGCTATGACGAGGCCCGGATCGAGGCCTATCTGGAACATGCCCCGCGCATGGTCGAGTACCTGGAAGACCATACCGAGGTGAAATTCTATCCGATGGAGTTTCCCGACTATCACCCCGAGACCGAGGGCGGTTCGCGCATCCGCTCGGTCGGGACGATGGATTACGACGCGGCCAAGATGGGCGAGTTGATGAAGACGCTCAAGGGCGAGCTGCCGCAGACGCTGTTCCTGGGGCTGGCCATCGGCTCGACGCTGGAGATGAAGCAGTTCCTGGCGGCGGGCCGCTCGCCCAAGGCGATGGCCTATGTGATCCGCCGCATGGCGCGGCATTTCATGGACCTGGCGTTCAAGGGATCGTCGCAGCGCATCGTGCGCGGCCGGGCGCTGATCGCGCGGCTGGCGCGGACGGCGCATGACCTGGGCGTGCCGTTCTGGCTGAACGCCCCGGCAGAGCGGCTGATCCGCGAGGGCGACCGCGTCGTCGGGGCCGAGATCCTGCGCGACGGCAAGCCGGTGCGGGTGCTGGCGCGCCATGCCGTCGTGCTGGGGGCGGGGGGCTTTCCGCGCGACAAGGACCGCCGCGCCCGGCAATATCCCGGCCATGCCCGGACGATGGAGCCGGTGACGCCCGCGCCCGTCACCAATGTCGGCGACGGCATCCGCATGGCCGAGGAGGTCGGCGCGCAGTTCAATGCCGAGCTGCTGCAGCCCGCCGCCTGGCTGCCGACCTCGCGCCTGCCGGGGGCGGTGGACCAGAACGGCGTCTGGCCGCACCTGACAGACCGCAACAAGCCGGGCTTCATCATGGTGCTGCCGGACGGCCGGCGCTTTGCCAATGAAAGCGCGCCCTATCACGACCTGGTGCCCGCCATGCTGGACGCCTTCGAAAGCCGCGGCGCCGACCGCGCCTTCCTGATCGGCGACGACCGGGCGATCCGCCGCTGGGGCATGGGCTTCGTCCGGCCCTTCCCGATTCCCAAGGGGCGTTACCTGCGCAACGGCTACCTGACGCGCGCCGCCACGCCCGAGGCGCTGGCGCGCAAGCTGGGCATCGACCCCGAGGCGCTGGCCCACACGATCCGCGATTTCTCGCGCCATGCCGCCGAGGGGCGCGACCCCGAGTTCCACCGGGGCGAATCCGCCTATGACCGTTATCAGGGCGACGAGAACCACGGCCCCAACCCGGCGCTGGGGCCGCTGGACAAGGGCCCCTATTACGCGGTGCGCATCTATCCGGGCGAGATCGGCACCTACAAGGGCCTGAAGACCGACGAACATTCGCGGGTGATCGGGCAGGGCGGCCGGCCCATCGCCGGGCTTTACGCGGCGGGCAACGACCAGTCGAACGTGTTCGGCGGCTCTTATCCCGGAGCGGGTGCGACCATCGGCCCGGCCGTCACCTTCGGCTGGATCGCCGCGCGCGACATCGCCCGGCAGGCGGGGCGCGAGGTGCCCGGCGGCGCCTGA